The following are encoded in a window of Colletotrichum lupini chromosome 3, complete sequence genomic DNA:
- a CDS encoding ATP phosphoribosyltransferase, producing the protein MDHFAEKLMTKQSLEGRLLFAVPKKGRLNSATLNLLEGADIQFRRENRLDIALVKNLPIALIFLPAADIPTFVGEGRVDLGITGWDQVKEHDAGVISSNKARRASVELNAEGEELQKVGGCEMVMELGFGHCKLQTQVPEKGPYATTQDLVGKTIGTSFVNLAAEHFAKLELGVDADGNSNTSPKKLRTKIIDLSGSVEAACALGVADGIVDLVESGETMRAAGLKAIDTVVDSQACLIKSRSPSNTELIELIAARIRGVITAQRFVLCQYNIERSRLVEAKQITPGKRAPTITTLDEEGWVAVSSMVEKKKIALVMDDLTRVGAQDILVLDIHNTR; encoded by the exons ATGGACCATTTCGCAGAGAAGCTAATGACGAAGCAAAGCCTAGAGGGCCGCCTTCTGTTCGCCGTGCCCAAGA AGGGCCGCTTGAACTCCGCTACGCTCAACCTGCTTGAGGGAGCCGATATTCAGTTCCGCCGCGAGAACCGCCTCGACATCGCCCTTGTCAAGAACCTCCCCATCGCCCTCATCTTCCTGCCCGCCGCCGATATCCCCACATTTGTCGGCGAGGGCCGCGTCGACCTTGGTATCACAGGCTGGGACCAGGTCAAGGAGCACGATGCCGGCGTCATCAGCAGCAACAAGGCCCGGAGAGCCTCCGTCGAGCTAAACGCCGAGGGCGAGGAGCTCCAAAAGGTCGGAGGCTGCGAGATGGTCATGGAACTCGGCTTCGGCCACTGCAAGCTGCAGACCCAGGTCCCGGAGAAGGGCCCTTACGCGACGACGCAGGACCTGGTTGGCAAGACCATTGGCACCAGCTTCGTCAACCTGGCGGCAGAGCACTTTGCCAAGCTGGAGCTGGGCGTCGATGCCGATGGCAACAGCAACACCTCGCCCAAGAAGCTCCGCACCAAGATTATCGATCTCAGTGGAAGTGTCGAGGCTGCTTGTGCGCTGGGTGTCGCTGATGGCATCGTTGACCTTGTTG AGTCTGGTGAGACCATGAGAGCCGCCGGCCTCAAGGCCATTGACACCGTCGTCGACTCTCAAGCCTGCCTCATCAAGTCTCGGTCGCCGTCAAACACCGAGCTGATCGAGCTCATCGCCGCCCGTATCCGCGGTGTCATTACCGCTCAGAGATTCGTCCTGTGCCAGTACAACATTGAGAGGTCACGTCTGGTTGAGGCCAAGCAGATTACCCCTGGAAAGCGGGCGCCGACCATCACAACGCTGGACGAGGAGGGCTGGGTCGCCGTCAGCTCAATGgtcgagaagaagaagattgCGCTGGTGATGGACGATTTGACCCGCGTTGGCGCTCAGGACATTTTGGTGCTCGATATCCACAACACTCGATAG
- a CDS encoding sucrose transporter, with translation MAHTSASTTSSHNSSSSHLHFSSSLYNRDYDDDYSGGKSTPIRTPSRSSSSNIDDDKGGNELDDDVHFPFAIREPPEAHREGDTKLFGLGNFPRHHTDTFRRGENDDGHDYSQDDDASVLEQDPAGMSSWAGQPSIRGSSEAMRMVLLTFNTLGITFTWGIEMTYCTPYLLNLGLTKSNTSLVWIAGPLSGLVVQPIVGAIADESKSKWGRRRPFIVIGSIIVAVSLLTLGFTKEIVEMFVSDKETARIFTIILAVVAIYFVDFAINAATDRRRVVMSAIGHMLGYGAGAIDLVGIFGKTMGDSQFKQLTLIATFLMLFSSGVTCWAVTERVLVSTRHDPRKATGRFKVFRQIWSTLLHLPPRIQAICWAQFWSWIGWFPFLFYSTTWVGETYFRYDAPAEGKDSKDALGDIGRIGSLALVIYSTITFIGAWLLPMVVKSPDDDNFTARPPQAIAPFLERFNKNKPDLMTAWICGHLMFAAAMFLAPFAQSFRFATFLVAFCGLSWTIAMWAPTTFLGVEVNKLSGAREGGSGSAAYRRLSNDSNIELPTLGQDQPLHLEHGPDEGGQQTTSSTGELSGIYFGILNIYTTLPQFIGTFISTIVFTILEPGKSPELSDAPEHEQHNTDGPNAIAVCLFIGAICAVVAAFATRKLKYL, from the exons ATGGCCCATACGTCGGCCTCAACGACTTCGTCGCACAACTCCTCATCCTCACACCTTCACTTCTCCTCTTCGCTGTATAACCGCGACTACGACGACGATTACTCGGGCGGGAAATCAACCCCGATAAGGACACCCTCCAGATCTTCCAGCAGCAACATCGATGACGACAAGGGCGGCAACGAGCTAGATGACGACGTCCACTTTCCCTTTGCAATCCGCGAACCCCCAGAAGCGCACCGAGAAGGGGACACGAAGCTTTTCGGTCTTGGCAATTTTCCTCGACACCATACGGACACATTCAGAAGAGGCGAGAACGACGACGGTCACGATTACTCCCAAGACGACGACGCTTCCGTATTAGAGCAAGATCCCGCAGGGATGTCTAGCTGGGCGGGACAACCCTCCATTAGGGGGAGCTCGGAGGCCATGAGAATGGTGCTCTTGACCTTCAACACTCTTGGTATCAC CTTCACATGGGGAATTGAGATGACTT ATTGTACACCATACCTATTGAATCTTGGCCTCACAAAGAGCAACACCTCGCTGGTGTGGATCGCAGGGCCATTATCGGGGCTCGTAGTCCAGCCCATCGTGGGAGCTATCGCGGACGAATCCAAGTCCAAATGGGGCAGGCGGCGACCATTCATCGTGATAGGTTCAATCATCGTCGCGGTCAGCCTGCTGACCTTGGGATTCACAAAAGAGATTGTCGAGATGTTCGTGTCGGACAAGGAGACTGCGCGGATCTTTACCATTATCCTCGCAGTGGTGGCCATCTACTTTGTGGATTTCGCCATCAATGCAG CAACAGACCGGCGCCGCGTGGT AATGTCCGCGATTGGACACATGCTGGGCTATGGAGCCGGTGCCATCGATCTGGTCGGCATATTTGGAAAGACAATGGGCGATTCGCAATTCAAGCAGCTCACGCTCATCGCTACGTTCTTGATGCTCTTCTCTTCCGGAGTGACCTGCTGGGCTGTCACTGAGCGGGTTTTGGTGTCAACAAGGCACGACCCCCGCAAAGCAACCGGGCGGTTCAAGGTCTTCCGCCAAATTTGGTCGACGCTGCTCCATCTTCCCCCTCGGATCCAGGCCATCTGCTGGGCCCAGTTCTGGTCCTGGATCGGCTGGTTCCCGTTCTTGTTCTACAGCACCACCTGGGTTGGCGAGACGTACTTCCGATACGACGCTCCAGCAGAGGGTAAAGATTCCAAAGATGCCCTTGGCGACATTGGCCGCATCGGTAGTTTGGCGCTGGTCATCTACTCGACCATCACTTTCATAGGCGCCTGGCTGCTGCCCATGGTCGTCAAATCGCCAGATGATGACAACTTTACGGCTCGACCGCCCCAAGCCATTGCGCCGTTCCTTGAACGATTCAACAAGAACAAGCCCGATCTCATGACCGCCTGGATATGCGGCCACCTCATGTTCGCCGCGGCCATGTTCCTGGCACCCTTTGCGCAGAGCTTCCGCTTCGCAACCTTCCTCGTAGCCTTCTGCGGCTTGTCCTGGACGATCGCCATGTGGGCGCCGACGACATTCCTCGGCGTAGAGGTCAACAAGCTCAGTGGTGCCCGCGAAGGAGGGAGCGGGTCAGCAGCCTACCGCCGCCTCTCAAACGACTCCAACATTGAGCTGCCCACGCTCGGCCAGGACCAGCCGCTCCATCTGGAACACGGGCCGGACGAGGGTGGCCAGCAGACGACGTCGTCTACGGGCGAGCTGTCGGGCATCTACTTTGGCATACTCAACATCTACACGACCCTGCCGCAGTTTATCGGAACCTTTATAAGCACCATTGTCTTCACCATTCTAGAGCCGGGCAAAAGCCCCGAACTGTCGGACGCACCCGAACACGAGCAGCACAACACCGACGGTCCCAACGCCATTGCGGTATGCCTCTTCATCGGTGCCATTTGTGCAGTAGTGGCCGCGTTTGCCACGCGAAAGCTCAAGTATCTCTGA
- a CDS encoding caspase domain-containing protein, whose translation MSGYPGQHGYGGGGGGYGGGGYGGGHHQQGGYGGHQGGGGGGYGGYQPPPGPPPSHHGGYGGGGGGGYNPPPGPPPGQGGYGYNQAPPNPHPDQGYIGRYAPPSHPPPPGLDVYGYPVNSGHQGRPHMPTVNSNDWAHGNRNAPPPPPSGAQQFGHGAPDGYSFQYSTCQGKRKALLIGINYFGQDGELRGCINDVKNLSAFLVEKYGYKREDMVILTDDQQQAMGQPTKNNILRAMHWLVQGAQPNDSLFFHYSGHGGQTEDLDGDEDDGYDEVIYPVDYKEAGHIVDDEMHLIMVRPLQPGVRLTAIFDSCHSGSALDLPYIYSTKGVLKEPNLAKEAGQGLLKAFTAYTSGDLGGVASSIFSFGKRAIAGDDAYEKTKDTRTSPADVIMWSGSKDSQTSADATIANQATGAMSYAFITALKKNPQQSYVELLNSIREVLEEKYTQLPQLSSSHPIDTDLLYVM comes from the exons ATGTCTGGCTACCCAGGACAGCACGGCtacggtggcggcggcggtggctaTGGTGGAGGAGGCTATGGCGGCGGACACCACCAGCAGGGAGGTTATGGAGGTCACCaaggaggaggcggcggcggctatGGCGGATACCAACCTCCCCCTGGCCCCCCTCCCTCGCACCACGGAGgctacggcggcggcggtggcggcggctACAACCCGCCTCCCGGTCCGCCTCCGGGTCAGGGTGGCTACGGCTATAACCAGGCACCGCCCAACCCGCACCCGGACCAGGGCTACATCGGAAGGTATGCACCCCCTTCCCATCCTCCGCCTCCGGGCCTCGACGTATACGGCTACCCTGTCAATTCCGGCCACCAGGGAAGACCCC ATATGCCCACGGTAAACTCCAACGACTGGGCTCACGGCAACCGAAACGCGCCCCCTCCCCCGCCTTCAGGCGCTCAGCAGTTCGGCCACGGCGCTCCCGATGGCTACAGCTTTCAGTATTCCACCTGTCAGGGTAAGAGGAAAGCCCTCCTCATCGGCATCAACTACTTTGGCCAGGATGGTGAGCTGCGCGGCTGCATCAACGACGTCAAGAACCTGTCGGCCTTCCTGGTAGAAAAGTACGGCTACAAGCGTGAAGACATGGTCATCCTCACCGACGATCAGCAGCAGGCCATGGGCCAGCCCACGAAGAACAACATCCTCCGAGCCATGCACTGGCTCGTTCAGGGCGCACAGCCAAACGACTCCTTGTTCTTCCACTACTCTGGTCACGGCGGCCAGACTGAGGATCTTGATGGCGATGAAGATGACGGCTACGACGAAGTCATCTACCCGGTTGATTACAAGGAAGCCGGTCACATTGTCGATGATGAAATGCATCTCATCATGGTCCGACCCCTTCAGCCCGGCGTGAGACTTACAGCCATTTTCGACTCATGCCACTCTGGTTCCGCCCTCGACCTGCCTTACATCTACTCCACCAAGGGCGTTCTCAAGGAGCCCAATCTGGCCAAGGAGGCTGGTCAGGGACTGCTCAAGGCATTCACGGCTTACACCTCGGGCGACCTAGGTGGTGTCGCGAGCTCCATCTTCAGCTTCGGCAAGCGCGCCATTGCCGGCGACGATGCCTACGAAAAGACCAAGGACACGCGTACCTCTCCCGCCGACGTCATCATGTGGTCCGGCAGCAAGGACAGTCAGACATC TGCCGACGCTACCATTGCGAACCAAGCCACGGGAGCCATGTCGTACGCTTTCATCACTGCTCTTAAGAAGAATCCCCAGCAAAGCTACGTCGAGCTGCTCAACAGCATTCGTGAGGTCCTGGAGGAGAAGTACACCCAGCTGCCTCAACTTTCAAGCAGTCACCCCATCG ACACGGATCTTCTCTATGTGATGTAA